In Gammaproteobacteria bacterium, a genomic segment contains:
- the egtB gene encoding ergothioneine biosynthesis protein EgtB encodes MRLPVDAAPLRTVQSDLCALVEDLNDEDYRAQFHVDLSPIGWHLGHCTFIENYWLREVVLGDDSLTKPLAHYYIPANSPKPQRGPALPPKQDLLDSVRRQQADNLRLLSETATQRHALLKDDYLSLFLLQHHCQHFETINLARHQRALGNGYVRFKPAEALKPAPVREVFVTAPAGIYSIGGARPEAFDNELPAHGIEHGTFDIAARPVNNAEYLRFIEDDGYNARAHWTETGWQWREQTACQRPDHWRQNGRGQWFGIDQRGAFDLSPDAPVYGVSHHEASAFAAYAGARLPHENEWEIACRLGILRDVGRVWEWCGNTFYGYEGFRPFPYDEYSLPWFDGTHYSLRGGSALTRPVVKRASFRNFYTPDKRHIFAGLRLVHS; translated from the coding sequence GTGAGGCTTCCAGTTGACGCGGCGCCTCTGCGCACCGTGCAAAGCGATCTGTGCGCGCTGGTCGAGGATCTGAACGATGAGGATTATCGCGCTCAGTTCCATGTCGATTTAAGCCCTATCGGCTGGCATCTGGGACATTGCACGTTCATCGAAAACTACTGGCTGCGCGAGGTGGTACTTGGCGACGATAGTCTCACCAAACCGCTGGCGCATTATTACATCCCCGCCAATAGCCCGAAGCCGCAACGCGGGCCGGCTCTACCGCCCAAGCAAGACCTTCTGGATTCCGTGCGGCGCCAGCAGGCGGATAATCTGCGACTGCTGTCGGAGACAGCAACGCAACGGCACGCGTTGCTGAAAGACGATTATCTGTCCCTGTTCCTGCTACAGCATCACTGTCAGCATTTCGAGACCATCAACCTGGCGCGCCACCAGCGCGCGCTGGGAAATGGATACGTGCGATTCAAACCCGCCGAAGCGCTAAAACCAGCGCCAGTGCGCGAGGTATTCGTTACGGCGCCGGCGGGAATTTACTCCATCGGAGGCGCACGGCCCGAGGCGTTCGACAACGAGTTGCCCGCGCACGGCATCGAGCATGGCACATTCGATATCGCCGCGCGCCCGGTCAACAACGCGGAATATCTGAGATTTATCGAGGACGACGGCTACAACGCCCGCGCGCACTGGACTGAGACCGGCTGGCAGTGGCGTGAGCAAACCGCCTGCCAGCGCCCCGACCACTGGCGTCAGAATGGTCGCGGCCAGTGGTTCGGGATCGATCAGCGCGGTGCGTTCGACTTATCGCCCGACGCCCCCGTATACGGTGTTTCGCATCACGAAGCGTCGGCGTTCGCGGCCTATGCGGGGGCGCGCCTGCCGCACGAAAACGAATGGGAGATCGCCTGCCGCTTAGGTATCTTAAGGGACGTCGGGCGCGTGTGGGAGTGGTGCGGCAACACTTTTTACGGCTACGAAGGCTTTAGACCTTTTCCTTACGACGAATACTCCCTGCCGTGGTTCGATGGCACGCATTACTCCTTGCGCGGAGGGAGCGCACTTACGCGGCCGGTTGTAAAGCGCGCAAGTTTCCGCAATTTCTACACGCCGGACAAACGCCATATCTTCGCGGGGCTGAGGTTGGTTCACTCCTAA